A window of Clostridium botulinum BKT015925 contains these coding sequences:
- a CDS encoding Cof-type HAD-IIB family hydrolase, with amino-acid sequence MYKLIGIDIDGTLVKNNKTLSNKTIETIEKAKKKGIKIVLVTGRPIQGLKQYTEKLGLDSDNDYGIACSGGFIQCLGNKKVIFESSLTFKEFNYLYNLTKTLNITLNFLSRDTILTPNLNLTTQVECFLSNMSMKITDFETLDENTFINRIVYINETDDFADHLIKIIKRANIKYTFPEKLHGNSNLILDEDTLPKELFENFTVLKPSSETLEIQKKGINKGSSLNFLAKKLGINPNEVIAVGDSGNDIDMIKYAGLGVAMGNAFSEVKEIADYITYTNEEDGLAHVIEKFILNI; translated from the coding sequence ATGTATAAACTTATAGGTATAGATATAGATGGTACTCTAGTAAAAAATAATAAAACTCTTTCAAATAAAACTATCGAAACCATTGAAAAAGCTAAAAAAAAAGGTATAAAAATTGTTTTAGTAACTGGCCGTCCTATTCAAGGATTAAAACAATACACTGAAAAGCTTGGCCTAGATTCTGATAATGATTATGGAATCGCATGTAGTGGTGGCTTTATTCAATGTTTAGGAAATAAAAAAGTTATATTTGAAAGTTCCCTAACATTTAAAGAATTTAATTATTTATATAACCTTACTAAAACTTTAAACATAACACTAAATTTTCTTTCTAGAGATACTATATTAACCCCTAATTTAAATTTAACTACTCAAGTTGAATGTTTTTTATCTAATATGTCTATGAAAATCACTGATTTTGAAACTTTGGATGAAAATACATTTATAAATAGAATAGTATATATAAATGAAACTGATGATTTTGCAGATCATTTAATAAAAATTATAAAAAGAGCTAATATAAAATATACTTTTCCTGAAAAATTACATGGAAACAGTAACTTAATTTTAGATGAAGATACATTGCCTAAAGAACTTTTTGAAAATTTTACAGTATTAAAACCATCTTCTGAAACTTTAGAAATTCAAAAAAAGGGCATCAATAAAGGTTCTTCTTTAAATTTCTTAGCAAAAAAACTTGGTATAAATCCAAATGAAGTTATCGCTGTTGGCGATTCTGGTAATGATATTGACATGATAAAATATGCAGGTCTTGGAGTTGCTATGGGAAATGCTTTTTCTGAAGTTAAAGAAATTGCAGACTACATAACATACACTAATGAAGAAGATGGGCTTGCTCATGTTATAGAAAAATTTATACTTAATATTTAG
- a CDS encoding EscU/YscU/HrcU family type III secretion system export apparatus switch protein: MDKSHRKKAAALKYELNYDAPIVSAAGMGRIADKIIEEAKKNEVPVVYNKELADLLTNVDVGSSIPEELYNAVAEVIAYIMDVDKLADGR, translated from the coding sequence ATGGACAAATCCCATAGAAAAAAGGCTGCTGCTTTAAAATATGAATTAAATTATGATGCACCCATAGTCAGTGCAGCTGGTATGGGGCGTATAGCCGATAAAATTATTGAAGAGGCTAAAAAAAATGAAGTACCAGTAGTATATAATAAGGAACTTGCAGATTTATTAACAAATGTTGATGTTGGAAGTTCTATTCCAGAAGAACTCTATAATGCAGTAGCAGAAGTAATAGCATATATAATGGACGTAGATAAACTTGCTGATGGAAGGTGA
- a CDS encoding sensor domain-containing diguanylate cyclase, producing MNDYEVDSKNQLEKKYFKLKDEFETYQNFAESTIQIITKKNIKLEKKLDAITNIVEISKYINSFLSNKNLIPMINDMIIGILGATYSSIYIVENKELVIKATNVENLNYDFYNDGDYKELFNGKYFIINSKKPLLQDDILKSEIHSLIGVPIYIREKFMGYIVVKHTLNNFFGHDHINFISTIANQVAIALENNFLYNQIREMAIRDPLIGIYNRKHFFNIIEKYFEKSISKNFAIVMLDIDDFKCVNDLYGHQVGDIVLKETGKIVVDNLDEDDIVGRYGGEEIIIYISNYNNPIEVYKKIDKIRMKISENIVRYKGKKVCITASFGISYYPQDGESLNTVIAAADSRLYTAKRTTKNKVIYN from the coding sequence ATGAATGACTACGAAGTTGATTCAAAAAATCAACTTGAAAAAAAGTATTTTAAATTAAAAGATGAGTTTGAGACATATCAAAATTTCGCAGAAAGTACTATTCAAATTATAACTAAAAAAAATATAAAACTAGAGAAAAAGTTAGATGCAATAACTAATATTGTTGAAATTAGTAAGTATATAAACTCATTTCTTAGTAATAAAAATTTGATTCCCATGATAAACGATATGATAATAGGAATTTTAGGGGCTACCTATTCATCTATTTATATTGTTGAAAATAAAGAGTTAGTTATAAAGGCTACAAATGTAGAAAACTTAAATTATGATTTTTATAATGATGGGGATTATAAAGAATTATTCAATGGTAAATATTTCATAATAAATTCTAAAAAGCCTTTATTACAAGATGATATTTTAAAAAGTGAAATTCATTCATTGATAGGTGTTCCTATATATATAAGAGAAAAATTTATGGGTTATATAGTTGTAAAACATACTTTAAATAATTTTTTTGGACATGATCATATAAATTTTATTTCAACTATAGCTAATCAGGTGGCAATAGCATTAGAAAATAATTTTTTATATAATCAAATAAGAGAAATGGCAATTAGAGATCCTTTAATTGGAATATATAATAGAAAGCATTTTTTTAATATAATAGAAAAATATTTTGAAAAAAGTATATCTAAAAATTTTGCTATAGTTATGTTGGATATTGATGATTTTAAATGCGTAAACGATTTATATGGTCATCAAGTAGGGGATATAGTTTTAAAGGAAACTGGAAAAATAGTTGTGGACAATTTAGATGAAGATGATATAGTAGGACGTTATGGGGGAGAAGAAATAATTATATATATTTCAAACTACAATAATCCAATAGAAGTATATAAAAAGATTGATAAAATAAGAATGAAAATAAGTGAAAATATAGTAAGATATAAAGGAAAAAAAGTATGTATTACAGCTAGTTTTGGAATTTCTTATTATCCACAAGATGGAGAAAGCTTAAATACTGTAATCGCTGCTGCTGATAGTAGGCTATATACCGCTAAAAGAACAACTAAAAATAAAGTTATTTATAATTAA
- the tyrS gene encoding tyrosine--tRNA ligase, with product MENVFDTLMERGYIKQTTHEEEIRELLGKEKITFYIGFDPTADSLHVGHFIAMMFMAHMQRAGHRPIALVGGGTAMIGDPSGKTDMRKMLTKEQIDVHVAGIKKQLGRFIDFSDDKAILVNNADWLLDAKYVEFIREIGIHFSVNKMLTAECFKQRLEKGLSFLEFNYMLMQAYDFLELNRKYGCVMELGGDDQWSNMIAGMDLIRRKERKPAFAMTCSLLTNSEGQKMGKTVGGALWLDAEKTSPYDFYQYWRNVADADVEKCLSLLTFVPMDEVKRLSALEGAAINEAKKVLAFEVTKLVHGEEEARKAQAAAEALFSGGADMSNVPTVEISKDAIGTVLLEILLNGKVIPSKKEGRRLIEQGGLYMNDENVTDPNVTLEESDLKDGSALIKKGKKKYYRIVVK from the coding sequence ATGGAAAATGTATTTGATACCTTAATGGAACGTGGATACATAAAACAAACAACACATGAAGAAGAAATTAGAGAATTATTAGGAAAAGAAAAGATAACTTTTTATATAGGATTTGACCCGACAGCAGATAGTCTTCATGTAGGACATTTTATAGCTATGATGTTTATGGCTCATATGCAAAGAGCTGGTCATAGACCAATAGCTTTAGTTGGTGGTGGAACTGCTATGATTGGAGATCCTAGTGGAAAGACTGACATGAGAAAAATGCTTACAAAAGAGCAAATAGACGTACATGTAGCTGGTATAAAAAAACAACTTGGAAGATTTATTGATTTTTCAGATGATAAAGCTATATTAGTAAACAATGCGGATTGGCTTTTAGACGCTAAGTATGTAGAGTTTATAAGAGAAATAGGTATACATTTCTCAGTTAATAAAATGCTTACAGCAGAATGTTTTAAACAAAGATTAGAAAAAGGATTATCTTTCTTAGAATTTAACTATATGTTAATGCAAGCTTATGATTTCTTAGAATTAAATAGAAAATATGGCTGTGTTATGGAGCTTGGTGGAGATGACCAATGGTCAAATATGATTGCTGGTATGGATCTTATAAGAAGAAAAGAAAGAAAACCTGCTTTTGCTATGACTTGTAGTCTTTTAACTAATAGTGAAGGTCAAAAGATGGGTAAAACAGTAGGGGGAGCATTATGGCTTGATGCTGAGAAAACATCACCATATGATTTCTATCAATATTGGAGAAATGTAGCTGATGCAGATGTTGAAAAATGTTTATCACTTCTTACTTTTGTTCCAATGGATGAGGTTAAAAGATTAAGCGCCCTTGAAGGAGCTGCTATAAATGAAGCTAAGAAAGTATTAGCATTTGAAGTAACTAAACTTGTTCATGGTGAAGAAGAAGCACGAAAAGCACAAGCAGCAGCTGAAGCGTTATTTAGTGGTGGGGCTGATATGAGCAATGTTCCAACTGTTGAAATATCAAAGGATGCTATTGGAACAGTGTTATTAGAAATTCTTTTAAATGGGAAGGTTATTCCATCTAAAAAAGAAGGAAGAAGATTAATAGAACAAGGTGGACTTTACATGAATGATGAAAATGTAACAGATCCCAATGTTACACTTGAAGAATCTGATTTAAAGGATGGAAGTGCTTTAATTAAAAAAGGAAAGAAAAAGTACTATAGAATAGTTGTAAAATAA
- the yidA gene encoding sugar-phosphatase translates to MYKLIALDMDGTLLNSEHLITDENKEAIKKANEQGVKVVLATGRMITGIENYLEELNLNTDENYCVTCNGAIVVNAGTKEILSKIVLGYEDLCYLNELSKKLDVYIHAVTPTKSLVPKMNEFTAKELHMNKTRFEEIPLENADKSVEVIKVLLVGPKEKIASIMHTLPKEVYEKYTVVRSHDNFLEFLDKRINKGFGVECLGQKLGINKEEIICVGDAENDLHMIEYAGLGVAMDNAFPDVKKAADFITYSNNESGVAHVINKFILNKND, encoded by the coding sequence ATGTATAAACTAATCGCTTTAGATATGGACGGAACACTTTTAAATAGTGAACATTTAATAACAGACGAAAATAAAGAGGCAATAAAAAAAGCTAATGAACAAGGTGTTAAAGTTGTTTTAGCTACAGGAAGAATGATAACTGGAATAGAAAATTACTTAGAAGAGCTTAATCTTAACACTGATGAAAATTACTGCGTAACTTGTAATGGTGCAATAGTTGTTAATGCAGGTACAAAAGAAATTTTATCAAAAATAGTATTAGGTTATGAAGATCTTTGCTACTTAAATGAATTAAGTAAAAAGTTAGATGTATATATACATGCAGTAACACCAACTAAATCATTAGTTCCTAAAATGAATGAATTTACTGCAAAAGAACTTCATATGAACAAGACTCGTTTTGAAGAGATTCCTTTAGAAAATGCAGATAAATCTGTAGAGGTAATAAAGGTTTTACTTGTGGGCCCTAAAGAAAAAATTGCATCAATTATGCACACTTTACCTAAAGAAGTTTATGAAAAATATACTGTTGTAAGAAGTCATGATAATTTCTTAGAATTTCTAGATAAAAGAATTAACAAAGGTTTTGGTGTTGAATGTCTTGGTCAAAAATTAGGTATAAATAAAGAAGAAATTATATGTGTAGGTGATGCTGAAAATGACCTTCATATGATTGAATATGCAGGTCTTGGAGTTGCTATGGATAATGCCTTTCCAGATGTAAAAAAAGCTGCTGATTTTATTACTTACTCAAATAATGAAAGCGGAGTTGCTCATGTTATAAATAAATTTATACTAAATAAAAACGACTAA
- the trpS gene encoding tryptophan--tRNA ligase: MQETEQKKVIFSGIQPSGDLTLGNYLGALKNWVKLQDQYECYYCIVDMHAITVKQQPKDLRRRTLELLSIYVAAGIDPEKNTIFIQSHVPAHAEATWILNCNSYMGELSRMTQYKDKSQKYGNNIGVGLFTYPVLMAADILLYQTDLVPVGKDQKQHLELTRDIAERFNGAYSPTFKVPEPYIPEAGAKIMDLQEPSKKMSKSSDNPNSFILIMDPPEVIRKKISRAVTDSLGVVKYSDEQPGVKNLMTILSVIKGKSFEDIEKEYEGQGYAKFKKDVAEAIVEELTPIQEKVKELVSNKEYLESIYIKGAEKANYIATKTLRKMQKKIGFIPR, from the coding sequence GTGCAAGAAACAGAACAAAAGAAGGTTATTTTTAGCGGAATACAGCCTTCAGGAGATTTAACTTTAGGTAACTATTTAGGAGCGTTAAAAAATTGGGTTAAACTTCAAGATCAATATGAATGTTATTATTGTATAGTTGATATGCATGCTATAACAGTAAAACAACAACCAAAGGATTTAAGAAGAAGAACTTTAGAACTTCTTTCTATATATGTTGCTGCTGGAATTGATCCAGAAAAAAATACAATATTTATTCAATCTCATGTTCCAGCTCACGCGGAGGCAACATGGATTTTAAACTGCAATTCATATATGGGAGAACTTTCAAGAATGACACAATATAAAGATAAGTCTCAAAAGTATGGAAATAATATAGGTGTAGGATTATTTACTTATCCTGTATTAATGGCAGCAGATATTTTATTATATCAAACAGATTTAGTACCAGTTGGAAAAGATCAAAAACAACATTTAGAATTAACACGAGATATTGCAGAAAGATTTAATGGAGCATATAGTCCTACATTTAAAGTGCCAGAACCATACATACCAGAAGCTGGAGCTAAAATAATGGATCTTCAAGAACCATCTAAAAAGATGTCTAAGTCATCTGATAATCCTAATTCATTTATACTTATTATGGATCCTCCAGAAGTTATCAGAAAAAAAATATCAAGAGCAGTAACAGATAGTTTAGGAGTAGTTAAATATTCAGATGAACAACCTGGAGTTAAGAATTTAATGACAATATTAAGTGTAATTAAAGGCAAAAGTTTTGAAGATATAGAAAAAGAGTACGAAGGTCAAGGCTATGCAAAATTTAAGAAAGATGTAGCAGAGGCAATAGTAGAAGAATTGACTCCTATTCAAGAAAAAGTTAAAGAATTAGTATCTAATAAAGAATATTTGGAAAGTATATATATAAAGGGTGCAGAAAAGGCTAATTATATAGCTACTAAAACACTTAGAAAAATGCAAAAGAAAATAGGTTTTATACCTAGATAA
- a CDS encoding NAD(P)/FAD-dependent oxidoreductase, with product MKENLYWTKINKDYKHYPSLNSNETCDVVIIGGGISGCITSYYLASYNIDTILLEKNFLAENSISRSLGFIEGTTDLSILELKKYIGEKKALKANLLCKKSLDNLENILFCNDCLHLIEHKNVKYIDTTTNASTFKNCIIVDPLKLCHTLLKKSQKKNCKIYENTTAIGYDYFSGEIKVKTSNSRYIKCKKIIFTDIFSSYKLIREWELLEFFNAHYIVTKPICNLNKDFFEKYSILKDNDDIYTYIRPTKDNRLMLSEFKGGSDEDKSAYLLSKLQDILNYSKDLNIDYYFNKTYGESPDGLPYIGQHPKFNNCYFNLALGRNNICYSLIGAEILKDLILYNDTSNIDLFSFERV from the coding sequence ATGAAAGAAAACTTATACTGGACTAAAATTAATAAAGATTATAAACATTATCCTTCTTTAAATTCTAATGAAACATGTGATGTAGTAATAATAGGAGGTGGAATATCTGGTTGTATAACAAGCTATTATCTTGCCAGTTATAATATAGATACTATCTTACTTGAAAAAAATTTTCTCGCTGAAAATAGCATTTCTCGAAGTTTAGGTTTCATTGAAGGTACTACTGATTTATCTATATTAGAATTAAAAAAATATATAGGAGAAAAAAAAGCCTTAAAAGCTAATCTCCTTTGTAAAAAATCATTGGATAATTTGGAAAATATTCTTTTTTGTAATGATTGTCTACATCTTATTGAACATAAGAATGTTAAATATATAGATACAACAACTAATGCTAGTACATTTAAAAATTGTATAATAGTTGATCCTTTAAAACTTTGTCATACACTTTTAAAAAAATCACAAAAAAAGAATTGCAAAATATATGAAAATACAACTGCCATAGGTTATGATTATTTTTCTGGTGAAATAAAAGTGAAAACTTCTAATTCACGTTATATTAAGTGCAAGAAAATTATATTTACAGATATATTTTCTTCATATAAGTTAATTAGAGAATGGGAACTTTTAGAATTCTTTAATGCCCACTATATTGTCACTAAACCTATTTGTAATTTAAATAAAGATTTTTTTGAAAAGTACTCTATTTTAAAAGACAATGATGATATATATACTTATATTAGACCTACTAAAGACAATAGACTTATGTTATCAGAATTTAAAGGGGGCTCAGATGAAGATAAATCAGCCTATCTTTTAAGTAAATTACAGGATATATTAAATTATTCTAAAGATTTAAATATAGATTATTATTTTAATAAAACCTATGGTGAATCACCAGATGGTTTACCTTATATAGGACAACATCCTAAATTTAATAATTGTTACTTTAACTTAGCTTTAGGGAGAAATAATATATGTTATAGTTTAATTGGTGCGGAAATTTTAAAAGATTTAATTTTATATAATGATACTTCTAATATAGATTTATTTAGCTTTGAAAGAGTATAA
- a CDS encoding peptide chain release factor 3 has protein sequence MANLRSQIEKRRTFAIISHPDAGKTTLTEKLLLYGGAIREAGSVKGRRASKHAVSDWMEIEKQRGISVTSSVLQFNYDSHCINILDTPGHQDFSEDTYRTLMAADSAVMVIDGAKGVEAQTRKLFHVCSLREIPIFTFINKLDREARDPFELLEDIEEELGIKSYPMNWPIGCGAHFKGVYDRVKKQVLIFNGGNHGSSAVSILEGGLDDENIIEIIGEDLHEKLIEEIELLDEAGEEFDLAKISNGELTPIFFGSALTNFGVQPFLEGFLKLTPPPLNRHSDIGEIDAFDEDFTAFVFKIQANMNKAHRDRIAFMRICSGKFTKGMEVFHMEQGKKIKLAQPQQFLAEEREIVDEAYAGDIIGVFDPGMFRIGDTLCSASNKFKFDGIPTFAPEHFARVRTVDTMKRKQFIKGITEIAQEGAIQVFKELHIGIEEIIVGVVGVLQFEVLEYRLKNEYNVDIKMERLPYRYIRWIEKSEIQPDKLNVTSDTKVVKDLKDKDLLIFSNDWGINWALEHNNGLVLSDISKA, from the coding sequence GTGGCGAATTTGAGAAGTCAAATAGAGAAAAGAAGAACTTTTGCTATAATATCCCATCCTGATGCGGGTAAAACAACACTTACAGAAAAACTTCTATTATACGGAGGAGCTATAAGAGAAGCAGGTTCTGTTAAAGGAAGAAGAGCTTCAAAGCATGCTGTATCTGACTGGATGGAAATAGAAAAACAAAGAGGTATTTCTGTTACATCTTCAGTATTGCAATTTAATTATGATAGTCATTGCATAAACATATTAGATACACCAGGTCACCAAGACTTTAGTGAAGATACATATAGAACTCTTATGGCTGCAGATAGTGCAGTAATGGTAATAGACGGAGCAAAAGGTGTAGAAGCACAAACAAGAAAGCTATTCCATGTATGTAGTTTAAGAGAAATACCTATATTTACTTTTATAAATAAGTTAGATAGAGAAGCGAGAGATCCTTTTGAGTTATTAGAAGATATAGAAGAGGAACTTGGTATAAAATCATATCCTATGAATTGGCCTATAGGATGTGGAGCACATTTTAAGGGTGTATATGACAGAGTTAAAAAACAAGTGTTAATATTTAATGGTGGAAATCATGGTTCTAGTGCGGTAAGTATTCTAGAAGGTGGTTTAGACGATGAAAATATTATAGAGATAATAGGTGAGGATTTACATGAAAAATTAATTGAGGAAATTGAACTTCTTGATGAAGCAGGAGAAGAATTTGATTTGGCAAAAATATCAAATGGAGAATTAACTCCTATATTCTTTGGTAGTGCATTAACTAACTTTGGTGTGCAACCATTCCTTGAAGGATTTTTAAAACTTACACCACCTCCACTAAATAGACATTCTGATATTGGAGAAATAGATGCTTTTGATGAAGATTTTACAGCCTTCGTATTTAAGATTCAAGCTAATATGAACAAGGCACATAGGGATAGAATTGCATTTATGAGAATTTGTTCAGGAAAGTTTACAAAGGGTATGGAAGTATTCCATATGGAACAGGGTAAAAAAATAAAACTAGCTCAACCACAGCAATTCTTAGCCGAGGAAAGAGAGATTGTTGATGAAGCGTATGCAGGAGATATAATAGGTGTATTTGATCCAGGTATGTTCAGAATAGGAGATACGTTATGTTCAGCATCTAACAAATTTAAATTTGATGGAATACCAACATTCGCTCCAGAACATTTTGCAAGAGTTAGAACTGTAGATACAATGAAAAGAAAACAATTTATTAAGGGTATAACTGAAATTGCCCAAGAGGGAGCTATTCAAGTATTTAAAGAGCTTCATATAGGAATTGAAGAAATCATTGTAGGAGTAGTTGGCGTACTTCAATTTGAAGTATTAGAGTATAGACTAAAAAATGAATATAATGTTGATATTAAAATGGAAAGACTCCCATATAGATATATAAGATGGATAGAAAAATCAGAAATTCAACCAGATAAGCTTAATGTAACTAGTGATACTAAAGTAGTTAAGGATTTAAAAGACAAAGACTTACTTATATTTAGTAATGACTGGGGAATAAATTGGGCACTTGAGCATAATAATGGACTTGTATTATCCGATATAAGTAAAGCTTAA
- a CDS encoding ECF transporter S component has product MEHNNKKQVLTSNRLKIIDLIQIGLMAAIVFVLTSIVHIPSFMGVIHLGDSMIFLGAILLRKKKGAISAAIGMSLFDVLNGYILWAPFTFFIKGIMGYIAGVICYRKNYNGENLLNNLFGFIVSGLFMIMSYYLSGVIMARFLIMKVATIDQAFVIALKDIPGNISQVVGGIIIALPLSLILKKTLKK; this is encoded by the coding sequence ATGGAACATAATAATAAGAAACAAGTGTTAACATCAAATCGTCTAAAGATTATAGACTTAATTCAAATCGGGTTAATGGCAGCTATAGTTTTTGTTTTAACTTCTATAGTTCATATACCATCTTTTATGGGAGTTATACACCTAGGAGATAGTATGATATTTTTAGGTGCTATATTGCTACGAAAGAAAAAAGGAGCTATTTCAGCTGCTATAGGCATGAGTTTATTTGATGTTTTGAATGGATATATTTTATGGGCACCCTTTACATTTTTTATAAAGGGTATTATGGGATATATAGCAGGTGTTATATGTTATAGAAAGAATTATAATGGTGAAAATTTATTAAATAATTTATTTGGATTTATCGTATCTGGATTATTTATGATTATGTCATATTATTTAAGTGGAGTAATTATGGCTAGATTTTTAATAATGAAAGTAGCAACTATAGATCAAGCATTTGTTATTGCATTAAAAGATATTCCAGGCAATATATCTCAAGTTGTTGGTGGAATAATTATAGCTCTTCCATTGAGCTTAATATTAAAGAAAACATTGAAAAAATAA
- a CDS encoding DUF2225 domain-containing protein, producing MKNLFAGLDKLGFEDIKDVELYGNDNELAPEKLEDNITPKEISHLYDKKIICPVCENEFTVKAIKTSSYKMKSRDSDFFIRYDLINPYFYDVWICNDCGYSAMKSDFLRIRSYQKDDITNNISSRWKGREYPIPYNVDTAIERYKLSLLNYFYMDARYSQKAMNCLKLAWMYRLKDDKENEQLYLIESLKGFKEAYLNEDFPIYGMKKFTVMYLIGELNRLTNNTKDALLWLGNVITSPMADRKIKDLARDQRDLLKSPENIPDDSSSSSSQSVPKKKGFFSSLFDK from the coding sequence ATGAAAAACCTTTTTGCTGGATTAGATAAATTAGGATTTGAAGATATAAAAGACGTAGAATTATATGGTAATGATAATGAATTAGCTCCAGAAAAACTTGAAGATAACATCACCCCAAAGGAAATTAGCCACTTATATGATAAAAAAATTATATGCCCTGTTTGTGAAAATGAATTTACTGTAAAGGCTATAAAAACTTCTTCATATAAAATGAAAAGTAGAGATAGTGATTTTTTTATTAGATACGACTTAATAAATCCTTATTTTTATGATGTTTGGATATGTAATGATTGTGGATATTCTGCAATGAAATCAGATTTTTTAAGAATTCGTAGTTATCAAAAAGATGATATTACAAACAATATCTCATCAAGGTGGAAGGGACGTGAATATCCTATACCATATAATGTTGATACAGCTATTGAACGTTACAAACTTTCCTTACTTAATTATTTCTATATGGACGCAAGATATAGTCAAAAAGCTATGAACTGCTTAAAATTGGCATGGATGTATAGACTTAAAGATGATAAAGAAAATGAACAACTATACCTAATTGAGTCTTTAAAAGGCTTTAAAGAAGCTTATTTAAATGAGGATTTCCCCATATATGGAATGAAAAAATTCACTGTTATGTACTTAATAGGCGAATTAAATAGACTTACTAACAATACCAAGGATGCATTATTATGGCTTGGCAACGTTATTACTTCACCAATGGCAGATAGAAAAATTAAAGATTTAGCTCGTGATCAAAGAGATTTATTAAAATCTCCTGAAAATATCCCTGATGACTCTAGTTCCTCCTCTTCTCAGTCAGTGCCTAAAAAGAAAGGCTTTTTTTCATCACTTTTTGATAAATAA
- a CDS encoding metallophosphoesterase — translation MALYAISDLHLSLNSDKPMDVFGEHWSNHDERIKENWINKITNEDTVLIAGDISWSMKMEDGMEDLEWIHKLPGKKIISKGNHDYWWGSISKLNSLYEDINFIQNNYFVYENYAICGTRGWNPPSDKYTQHDEKIYNREQIRLRISLDSAKKAGYEKIIVMIHYPPVNDKFEETELIKIFKEYNVEKVIYGHLHGTSLKNVFEGNHDGIEYIMTACDYINFDPISIL, via the coding sequence TTGGCGCTATACGCAATATCAGATTTACATTTATCTTTAAATAGTGATAAACCTATGGATGTATTTGGAGAACATTGGTCTAATCATGATGAAAGAATAAAAGAAAACTGGATAAATAAAATTACAAATGAGGATACTGTTTTAATAGCAGGAGACATTTCGTGGTCTATGAAAATGGAAGATGGAATGGAAGATTTAGAATGGATACATAAACTCCCAGGTAAAAAGATTATTTCTAAAGGAAATCACGATTATTGGTGGGGGAGTATAAGTAAGTTAAACAGTTTATATGAAGATATAAATTTTATACAAAATAATTATTTCGTATATGAAAATTATGCAATATGTGGAACTAGAGGATGGAATCCCCCAAGTGATAAATATACTCAACATGATGAGAAAATATATAATAGAGAACAGATAAGATTAAGAATTTCACTAGACAGTGCAAAAAAAGCAGGATATGAGAAAATAATAGTTATGATTCATTATCCTCCTGTAAATGATAAATTTGAAGAAACAGAGTTAATTAAAATATTTAAAGAATATAATGTAGAAAAAGTCATATATGGTCATTTGCATGGTACTTCTTTAAAAAATGTATTTGAGGGAAATCATGATGGTATAGAATATATAATGACTGCATGTGATTACATAAATTTTGATCCTATAAGTATATTATAA